The DNA sequence TTTTCAAGTTTAGAAACTACGTAATCACGAAGAGCTTCTGTTACTTCTAGGTTTTCACCACGGATACTATATTTAATCATATAAGTACCTTCTTTCTAAGCATTTGTTTTTCTTTATTTTATTATAACGCTTTCATTTTTTTTTTGCAAATTTTTTATCATCTGGCTAATGAAAATGTCACAATTTCTTTCACTCCCGCTTCCACTAAAATTTCCTTGGCTAATTGTAGGGTTGAGCCTGTTGTATAAATGTCATCTATCAAAAGGATTTTGGGTGGAAGTTGAACGTTGTCTTTCAATTTAAAACACTGCCGGCTTTGCAATCGCTCCTCTCTTGTTTTACTGGATTGAGCAATTGTATCATGCTTTTCTAAAACTTCCTTAAATGGCAACTTTGCGCCCTCAAGAAGAGCTGTCACTTGATTAAACCCTCTTGTCTGATACTTTTTGGCACTTATAGGAATGGGAACAAGCGTATAATCGCTGTATCTTTTTAATTCCTTTTGCAAAACTTCTGTAAATACAGAATAAAGGGCATAATCTCCTTGAAATTTGTATTGACTAAAGAAGTCTTTCATAGCTTCGTTATACATAAAGCAGCTTTTATGGAAAACTTCTTTTCCTTTTTTTATCCATACTTGGCAATCCATGCAGACTTCGCACGTCCCTTCACGATAGCACTTCGGGCAATGCTGCGCTGAAATGCGCTGAAATTTTTCAAAACAGTCATCACAAGCCCTTGCTTTTGGCTTCTTCAAGGTCAATAAATCACAGAATGTTAGTTTTTCATCAAGTGTATTTTCACATAAAACACATGAATTCATAAACCGGCCTCCTGATTCATCTCCTGAATTTCTTTAATCGCTTTTTCTATCGCCATAGTTGTACCATCATGAAAAAAGATTAACTCGCCTGTCGGTCGATCCATACTGCGACCGACGCGTCCAGCGATTTGTACCAGAGCGCTGCGACTAAACAGACGGTGGTTGGCTTCCACCACGAAAACATCTACACAAGGAAAGGTCACCCCACGCTCCAAAATCGTCGTCGTTACCAAAATCGTGATTTCTTTTTGACGAAACTTCTCTACAATTTCTAGTCGATTTTCAGTCGTCGAAGCTACAAAACCAACTTTTTCATTTGGAAAATTGCTTTGGAGAATCTCTGCCAGCTCCTGCCCTCTTCTGATCTCGGAAGCAAAAATAAGAAGTGGAAATCCTGTTTTTCTCTGCTTTTGAATAAACTGCCTTAGCTTGGTAACTAGCTTCTTTTGACCAAGATATTTTTGAAAATCCGCCAACCAAATTTTTTGCGGAACAATCAAAGGATTGCCATGAAAACGTCTGGGTAGACTCAAACGAGTTAATTCTCCTTTAGCCACTTTTTTATCCAGCTCATCTGTGGAAGTTGCTGTTAAGAAAATCTTCGTCCCCTCTACTTTGACTGCCTGATGAACTGCATGATAAAGCATCGGATTGTCCACATAAGGAAAGGCATCTACTTCATCAACGATAAGAAGATCAAATGCTTGATAAAATTTGAGAAGCTGATGTGTGGTGGCAATCACGAGAGGACTGCGGGAATATGCTTCTGATTCGCCGTGCAGGAGTGAAATATCACAGGTAAAATCTACTTTCAGTCTGCGATAAAGTTCTAAGCAGACATCAATTCTGGGGCTAGCTAAGCAGACGGCTCCGCCTTGATTGATGACTTGTGCCACCACCTGATAGATCATTTCCGTCTTTCCGGCTCCTGTGACTGCGTGAACCAAGCTATCTTTGCGTTTGGTAACCGCCTCTACAAGTCCTTGAGAAACCTTAGCTTGAAATTCTGTCAACTTTCCTTGCCATTTCAAGACATTCGCTTTAGGAAACTCTTCCTGTGGAAAATAGTAGAGATCTTCATCACTTCTAACCCTTCCTAAGATCAAGCAGGATCTACAGTAGTAAGCACCTATTGGCAGTTGGTGTCTTTCTTTATCAACTGCTTGCCCACAACGATTGCAACATAATTTTCCTTTTTCTTCTTTCATTGCTGGTAAAGTTTGCGCATATAATTGCAATTCTGCTGGTAGTTGTGCTTTTGTAAACATACGGCCTAAGCAATCTTGTAATTCTATCATATCTATTTATTCGAAAAAACTTTGGCAAAATACAAGTTTTTTTGTAAAATGAAGATATGGAGTTTAGAACAATCAAAGAGGACGGACAAGTCCAAGAAGAAATCAAAAAATCGCGCTTTATTTGTCACATCAAGCGTGTAACAACAGAGAACGAAGCACGAAATTTTATTCAGGCTGTCAAAAAAGAACACTACAAAGCTACTCATAACTGCTCTGCCTTTATATTAGGAGAGAAGAGCGAAATGAAGCGAAGTAGCGATGATGGCGAACCCAGCGGAACTGCTGGTGTACCTATGTTAGGCGTTTTAGAAAATCAGCAACTAACTAATGTCTGTGCTGTCGTGACACGCTATTTTGGTGGTATCAAGCTAGGGGCAGGAGGTCTTATTCGGGCGTATAGCAGCAACGTTGCTTTAGCTATCAAAGAAATCGGGATCGTCCATATAAAAGAACAGCTTGGGCTGAGAATCGCTCTCTCTTACAGTCAATATCAAGAATTACCCAATTTTCTTAAAGCTAACCATTTACAAGAACAAGATACATCCTTTACAGAACAAGTCCAAACGACCATTTTTGTTGATAAAGATGATAAGGACAGCGTTATAGAGGAGTTGATTGAGTTGTTTAATGGAAAAATCGACATTACTGATCAAGGATTACGGAAAGTTGAAGTTCCCATTTCTTTATCCTAAATATTAAAAAAAGCTATCACCTTGATAGTTTTTTTATATTTTACAAAGACTTTTTTTCGTTTTATACTGTTTCTATCACTATTATTGAGGTATCATTTATGGCACAAATTTATCATAACATTACAGAACTCATTGGAAATACTCCTATTGTGAAATTGAACAAGCTGGTTCCAGAAGGCGCTGCTGATGTCTATGTCAAGCTAGAAGCTTTCAATCCGGGGTCATCCGTCAAAGATCGCATTGCTCTTAGCATGATTGAGACCGCTGAGCAAGAGGGCTTGCTTCAACCAGATGCAACCATTGTCGAAGCAACGAGCGGAAATACTGGAATCGGTCTGTCTTGGGTTGGCGCTGCTAAAGGTTATAAGGTCGTTATTGTTATGCCAGAAACCATGAGTGTAGAGCGTCGCAAAATTATCCAAGCTTATGGCGCCGAATTGGTGCTCACTCCTGGAAGCGAGGGAATGAAAGGTGCGATTGCCAAAGCTGAAGAAATCGCCAAAGAACGCAACGGATGGCTGCCGCTACAATTCAACAATCCAGCTAATCCTGAAGTACACGAAAGAACAACAGGAGCTGAAATTATAGCTGCTTTCGGTGAAAAAGGATTGGATGCCTTTGTCGGAGGAGTTGGCACAGGTGGTACAATTTCTGGCGTTTCTCACGCTCTCAAAAAGGTCAATCCAGATATACAAGTTTACGCAGTTGAAGCCGATGAGTCCGCTATCCTGTCTGGTAAAAAGCCTGGACCACACAAGATTCAAGGAATTTCAGCTGGTTTTATCCCAGAAACACTAGACACTCAAGCTTACGACAGTATTGTTCGCGTTACTTCTAATCAAGCACTTGAACTTGGACGTCGTATCGGTGGACAAGAAGGTTTTCTGGTAGGTATTTCTTCTGCTGCAGCTATTTATGCTGCACTTGAAGTAGCCAAAAAATTAGGCGCAGGCAAAAAAATCCTAGCTCTTGCTCCAGATAATGGCGAGCGCTATTTATCAACAGATCTTTATAATGTTGAAGTTTAAATGTTTGATCAACCGTCGTTATTCTAGACCGGTTAGATGCCGCGTGAAAGTCATTACAATGGACATGTTTAGTCCCTACTACGATATTGCTAGAAAACTATTTCCATGCGCTAAAATCGTCCTCGATCGTTTTCACATTGTACAACATCTCAGCCGGGCTATGAGTCGTCTTCGTATCCAAATCATGAATCAATTGGATCGAAAATCGCACGAATACAAGGCACTGAAACGCTACTGGAAACTCATTCAACAGGATAGCCGTAAACTCAGCGATAAACGATTTTATCGTCCAACTTTTCGCATGCACTTGACCAATAGAGAGATTCTAGACAAACTCTTGAGCTATTCAGAAGATTTAAAAATTTCTATCAACTTCTGCTTTTTCATTTTCAAGAGAAACAAGCTGATCATTTCTTTGGTCTCATTGAAAAGATAATTTCTTGTGTAAATCCTATCTTTCAAACTGGTTTTAAGACCTTTTTGAAAGAGAAAGATAAAATTATAAACGCTTTAGAGCTTACCTACTCAAATGCAAAACTAGAAGCTGCTAACAACCTTATCAAGGTCATCAAGCGCAACGCTTTTGGATTCCGGAACTTTGATAACTTTAAAACTAGAATCCTTATTGCTTTGAACATCAAAAAGGAGAGGGCAAATTCAGTCCTCTCCAGGTTGTAACTTTTCATCAACCCACCACAGTTGACAATGAGCCGAAAAGTCCCATATGACTTATAATGAAAAGCGACCAAACCATCATTAGAAAGCTCCATATGGAACAGCTTCATTCTATTACGGCGAATAATGGCACAGAATTCAATCGTTTGGCTGACATATTTCCTAAGGAACATATCTACTATCCTCACCCTTATTCCTCTTGAGAGAGAGGAACCAATGAGAGCCACACCAGACTCATTCGTCGTTGGTTGCCTAAGGGAAGCAAAAATGCGACTCAGAAACAAGTCGCATTTATTGAAAACTGGATAAATAACTATCCAAAGAAAGTATTAGATTACAAATCTCCTAGACTGGTTTTACAAGAGGGGCAAACTTAGACTTGAATTTTGGCGATAATCCGACTACTTTATTATTTGACATCAGGCAAAGAAGTATGAAAATTTTACAAGGAGAAAACAACACGCCAAATGCATGAATAAAATAAAGTTTTCAGAAACTGACTTTTCATAACTAAAACTCCATTTATGTAGTAAACTAGAAGAGAGGTGCTACAATGATGAAGTTTATTTTATCAATCGAAGAAAAAGTCGTAGGCATGGATAGGCGCCAGTCTACCAAGATTCGCTATCCCCTTTCAACTATTTTATTCCTAGTCTTCTTTTCTCAGCTGGCCGGTGCAGAAACTTGGGGCGAAATAGCTGATTTTATGGAGTGGAATGAGAAGGTTTTAGGGAAATACGTTGATTTGTCTGAGAGCTGCCCATCTCATGATACTTTTGAGCGGGTCATAAGTATGATTTCTGACACCCATTTTCAGGAATTGAACCGCTGTTTCCAAGAAGAAATCAACTTCATTTTGTCCAAGGAGTTCAGTCGCTTGATTTCTCTGGAGGGTAAAACCATGCGTGGCAATCGCAGTAAAGAACAGTCAGCCAATCACATCATCACCTCTTATGACGGAGAAAACCGTATGAGTTTGAGTCAAATTGTGGTTGATGAGAAAAGCAATGAAATCACTGCGAATGTGAAATGGCTGACGGTGCGGCATCCTCAGTGGGAGAAACTGTGAGGTATCGGTATGACGCGGAACAGGATTGAGCGTGACGGGGAGCTTCGTGAGGAGGTGCGCTATTTTATCTTCAGTTTCAACGCAGGAGTGGAAGAGTTTGCGCGATGTGTTCGAGGACATTGGCAGGTAGAGAGTCTTCATTGGCTGCTGGATGTGATTTATCGGGAAGACGGAAACCGGACTTTGAACAAAGAGGCTGCCGCTAATTTGAATGCCTTACGAAAAATCTGTCTTTATTTCTTGAAACAGATGAATTTTTCGAAGCCGAACAGGGGTTACCGCCGTAAAATGCACTATGTAGCCAGCCGTTTAGATGAATGTATTCAGCAGTTGATGAGATTAGAAGAGGAAAGCTATTTTTAAAATGTCCCAAGTGATGAATAGATAAAAAGAAAATATTCATGCGTTTGGCGTGGCTATTGTAAGATTACACTTGACAATTCTTAATAAGAAGTATATACTTCTTATTAAGAAAATTTAATTTACAAAGAGGAGTTTTTTAAAATGGAAAACAAGAAAATGAAGTATTACTTGAGAAAATCAGCTTTTGGATTAGCAGCTGTCTCAGCTTCTGTGCTAGTTGGTGTAACTACTGTTTCTGCACAAGTTACTACAAGAGCTCAAGCTGCGAAACTAAGAGAAGAAGCTACACAAAAAATTTCTGAATTGGAAAAAACAATTGATAACAAGACACAGTTAGACTCAGTAAAAAAAGAAATTCAAAATGCTGTTGATAGAGATAAAATTCAAGAACTATCAAACCAAGCAGACCAGATTGTTTCTGCACAAGCAGAGAAAGAAGCTCTTATTAAATCTGAAAAAAAGTTAGCGGATGCTTGGGAACTTGAAGCTGCAAAAGATGCAGCACTCAAAGAATTGAATCAGTATGGTGTTAGTGACTATTATAAGAAGCTAGTCAACAGCGCTAAAACTGTTGCGGGGGTTAAAAAGCTCCAAGCACAAGTTGTTGAGTCAGCTAAAAAAGCACGTGTTTCAGAGGCAACAGATGGTTTATCTGGTTTCTTGAAGTCTCAAACTCCAGCAGAAGATACTATTAAATCACTTGAATTATCAGAAGCTAAAACACTAGCTCTTAGAGAATTTGATAAATACGGTGTTAGTGACTATTATAAGAAGCTAGTCAACAGCGCTAAAACTGTTGCGGGGGTTAAAAAGCTCCAAGCACAAGTTGTTGAGTCAGCTAAAAAAGCACGTGTTTCAGAGGCAACAGATGGTTTATCTGGTTTCTTGAAGTCTCAAACTCCAGCAGAAGATACTATTAAATCACTTGAATTATCAGAAGCTAAAACACTAGCTCTTAGAGAATTTGATAAATACGGTGTTAGTGACTATTATAAGAAGCTAGTCAACAGCGCTAAAACTGTTGCGGGGGTTAAAAAGCTCCAAGCACAAGTTGTTGAGTCAGCTAAAAAAGCACGTGTTTCAGAGGCAACAGATGGTTTATCTGGTTTCTTGAAGTCTCAAACTCCAGCAGAAGATACTATTAAATCACTTGAATTATCAGAAGCTAAAACACTAGCTCTTAGAGAATTTGATAAATACGGTGTTAGTGACTATTATAAGAAGCTAGTCAACAGCGCTAAAACTGTAGAAGGAGTTGCTGCGCTTAAGGACCTTATTCTTAACTCTTTAGTTAAGCCAGAGGTTAAACCGGAAGTTAAGCCAGAGGTTAAACCGGAAGTTAAGCCAGAGGTTAAACCGGAAGTTAAGCCAGAGGTTAAACCGGAAGTTAAGCCAGAGGTTAAACCGGAAGTTAAGCCAGAGGTTAAACCGGAAGTTAAGCCAGAGGTTAAACCGGAAGTTAAGCCAGAGGTTAAACCGGAAGTTAAGCCAAAAAACAAACTAGCTAAAGTTAAGAAAGATGAGAAGAAACTTCCAGCAACAGGCGAATCTGTGAACCCATTCTTCACAGCAGCAGCATTTGCAGTTATAGCAGGTGTAGGTATGGTTGCTGTTTCATCAAAACGCAAAGAAGATTAGTTCTATTAACTATATTGTAAAAAAGGGAGGGACTTATAGTTTCCTCTTTTTACCGGCTCTATAATTTCTGTAGTGGGTAAAACCACTTTAGGAATTATGGAGCCTATTTTGTTGTAGAAAAAAAGTCCCATAAGACCTATAATGAAAAGTGACCAAACCATCATTAGAAAGAATCTTATGGAACAATTAAATTTTATCACAAACTTACTCGGAATTAAAGACAAAAATATCATCATTCTAGATTACAAGGACTCGGAGACTCATAAAGAAATCTTCGCCAAGCTAGATTATCCCGCTTCTAAATGCCTCCACTGCCAAGGACAAATGGCTAAATATGACTTTCAAAAAGAATCGAAAATCCCCTATTTAGAGTGTGCGGGATACAAGACTATGATTCGATTGAGAAAACGCCGTTTTCATTGTAAAGTCTGTGGGAAAATGGCTGTAGCTGAGACTTCCTTCGTCAAGAAAAATCACCAAATCGCAACTATCGTCAACCAGAAAATCACACAAAAATTGATTGAGAAAGTCCCTATGACTACCATCGCTGAAAGTTTATCTGTATCTACTTCCACCGTCATTCATAAATTGAAAGAATTCAAGTTCAAGACTGACCTTAGCTACCTTCCAGAACACATAAAGCTGGGAATGAAAAACAGCTTCAAGAAAAGGAAAGATGAGGCTTCATTGCACAGGATTTCGACTCAAAGACAGGTCATAACTATCCTAGATGGCGAACTCAAAGCGAGGATTCACAATCACTTCCTTCATTATTCTAGACCGGTTAGATGCCGAGTGAAAATCATTACCATGGATATGTTTAGTCCCAACTATGACTTGGCTAGGCAACTTTTTCCATGCGATAAAATAGTCCTCGATCGCTTTTGCATTGTACAACATCTCAGCCGGGCTATGTGTCGTATTCGTGTTCAAATCATGAAGCAATCAGATCGAAAGTCTCATGAAAATAGGGCGCTGAAACGCTACTGGAAACTCATTCAACAAGATAGTCGAAAACTAAGTCATAAACGCTTTTATCGTCCGACTTTTCGTATGCACTTGACAAATCAAGAGATTCTTGACAAGCTGCTCTCTTACTCTCAAGAACTCAAAGAACACTATGAACTCTACCAACTCTTACTTTTTCATTTTCAAGAGAAACAAGCTGAACATTTCTTTGGACTCATTGGAAAAACAATTTCTTGTATAAATCCTATCTTTCAGACTGTTTTTAAAACCTTTCTCAAGGACAAAGATAAAATTATCAACGCTCTTGAACTCCCTTACTCAAACGCAAAACTAGAAGCTACTAACAACCTCATCAAGGTTATCAAGCTCAATGCTTTTGGCTTTCGGAACTTTGACAACTTTAAAACTAGAATTCTCATCGCTTTAAATATCAAAAAGGAGAGAACCAATTCGATCCTCTCCAGGATGTAACTTTTCGTTAACCCACTACAGCTGACAAAGAGCCGCTTTCAACTGTGCTTATAAAAGTTGCTAACCAAGTAACTTTCTAAGAGATTCCTCTGAAATTCTTTTATTAAATCTCTGCAAATCTAGCCTCATGAGATTGATTAGTTTTAAATATTCCAAATGTTTTTGTTCATTATTTTTAGTAAAATTTATAGGTTCAATTTTCCCTGCTAATTCTACAATTTCTTCAGGAGCAAAGAGAACTAATTCTTGTTTTGAAAGGAGGTGTTTTTGTTGTAATTGAATTTCCCTTTGCTTTTCTGGTGATAAAATTGACAATGCAACTACTGCAAGATAGTTTTTATAAACTCGCAGTTTTTCATCAAACCTTTTTTGCCAAAAATATTGTAAAATTCCAAAAAATAAAGTAAATAATCCCAGTAAGATTGTTATCATCTCAACTAAATTTTTCATTTAGCCACTACCCCAACTTTTCCATCTCTTTAATCCGTTCCACTGTGGCATCGTATTTAGCTTGGTAGTCAGCTTGTTTTTGTCGCTCTTTCTCGACGATTTCGGGTTTGGCATTGGCGACGAATTTTTCGTTGCTGAGTTTCTTGGCAACTATATCCAATTCTTTTTGCCATTTAGCCAGTTCTTTGTTAAGTCGAGCTAATTCTTCTTCGACATTGAGCAAATCAGCGAGAGGCAGATAGATTTCTGCTCCTGTGATGATGCTGGACATAGCTAATTCTGGCACCTCAATGTCAGAAGCAATTTCCAAATGCTCTGGATTTGTAAAGCGTTTGATGCAGTTCACATTGCTGTTAAAGAAGTCTTCCAATTCTTTATCGCTTGTTTTAACAAGGATGGTGATTGGTTTGCTTGGGGCAACATTCACTTCACTACGTGCGTTACGGACAGCACGAATCAGGTCTTTCAGACTTTCAACACCTTTGTGCGCAGCTTCATTTTCAAATGCGGGGTTAACTGTTGGGTATTCAGCTGTTACGATTGAACCTTCAGAAATTTGTTCAAAGATTTCTTCCGTCACAAACGGCATGATTGGGTGAAGCAAACGAAGGATCTTATCAAGTGTGTAAAGCAGAACTGAGCGAGTAATCACTTTTTCATCTTCGTTGTCGCTGTAAAGCACTTCCTTGGTCAATTCAACGTACCAGTCGGCAAATTCGTCCCAGATGAAGTTGTAGAGGATGTGCCCCGCCACACCAAACTCAAACTTGTCAAAGTTTTCCGTCACTTTGGCAATGGTTTCGTTGAGATTGTGGAGGATCCAGCGGTCTGTGACATTACCAGCTGTACCAGCAACAACTTTTTCAACGTTTGCGCTAGCTTGATCAAGGCTAAGACTCTCATTGTTCATGAGAATATAGCGGGAAATGTTCCAAATTTTGTTGATGAAGTTCCAAGAAGCATCCATCTTTTCATAGCTGAAGCGGACGTCTTGACCTGGTGCAGAACCGTTTGAAAGGAACCAACGCAGACTATCCGTACCATATTTTTCGATAACATCCATAGGGTCAATGCCGTTACCGAGAGATTTAGACATCTTGCGCCCTTGTTCGTCACGGATAAGTCCGTGGATGAGGGCATTTTTGAATGGTGACTTGCCGGTAAATTCCAAACCTTGGAAAATCATCCGAGATACCCAGAACGGGATAATATCATAGCCAGTCACCAAGGTTGATGTTGGATAATAGCGTTTGAAGTCTTCTGAGTCTGTGTCAGGCCAACCCATTGTGGAGAATGGCCATAGGGCTGAACTGAACCAAGTGTCAAGCACATCTTCATCTTGAGTCCATCCGTCACCTTCTGGAGCTTCTTCACCAACGTACATGTCACCTTCAGCATTGTACCATGCTGGGATTTGATGCCCCCACCAGAGCTGACGAGAGATAACCCAGTCGTGAACATTTTCCATCCATTGAAGGAAAGTATCGTTGAAACGTGGCGGGTAGAATTTCACTTCGTCATTAGTATCTTGGTTGGCAATCGCATTTTTAGCCAATTGGTCCATTTTAACGAACCATTGTGTTGACAAACGTGGTTCAACCATGACCCCAGTCCGCTCAGAATGACCAACGCTGTGAACCATTTTTTCAATATTAACAAGGACACCGATTTCTTCCAATTTTTTAACAACGGCTTTGCGAGCTTCAAAGCGATCCATGCCAGCAAATTCACCAGCAAGGTCGTTCATTGTACCGTCATCATTCATGACATTAACTTGAGGAAGATTGTGACGTTGACCAACAAGGAAGTCATTAGGGTCGTGGGCTGGAGTGATTTTAACCACACCAGTACCGAATTCTGGGTCAGCGTGTTCGTCAGCCACGATTGGAATAGGTTTATTGACAATTGGCAGGATAACATTTTTGCCAATCAAGTCTTTATAGCGAGGATCTTCTGGATTGACAGCGACAGCCGTATCTCCAAACATAGTTTCAGGACGAGTTGTTGCCACCTCAAGAGCGCGTGAGCCGTCTTCTAACATGTAGTTCATATGGTAGAAAGCACCTTCCACGTCCTTATGGATAACTTCAATATCAGAAAGAGCTGTACGAGCCTTTGGATCCCAGTTGATGATAAATTCACCGCGGTAAATCCAGCCTTTTTTGTAAAGTTCAACAAAGACTTTACGAACCGCTTTTGACAAACCCTCATCAAGGGTGAAACGTCCACGAGAGTAATCGACAGAAATCCCCATTTTACCCCATTGCTCCTTGATAGTGGTAGCATACTCGTCTTTCCATTCCCAGACTTTATCTAAGAATTTTTCACGACCGAGGTCATAGCGTGAGATACCATCTTCAGCTAGACGTGCCTCAACTTTTGCCTGTGTTGCAATCCCCGCATGGTCCATACCAGGAAGCCATAAAGTATCAAAACCTTGCATACGTTTTTGACGGATAATAATATCTTGCAAAGTAGTATCCCAAGCATGGCCAAGGTGGAGTTTACCAGTCACGTTTGGCGGTGGAATAACGATAGAATACGGATGAGCTTTCTTATCGCCAGATGGCTTGAAAACATCCTCATCTAACCATTTAGCGTAACGACCAGCCTCAACCTCAGCTGGATTGTATTTTGGTGAAAGTTGTTTCATTTTAGTTCTCCTTTTTTTGCTTTTATATATAGTTGTATCGTATTATTAAATCTCTTTAAACCTATTTTCTCCCCAATCTTTAATATATGTTTAACCACTCTTCCTTCTTTTTCTTCTCTATTCAATAGATAGTAGTATCCAAATAACAGAACACATAATATAATCAATAATATTATAAGTGATAACATTGAATATACTCTGATTGCTCCGTTATTTAAATAGTCTTCAAAAGAATATGGAGTTTTCTTTTCGAAGAATGAAGAGATTACAAGCGAGAAGTAAAATAAAAATGTAAAAATGTAGATAACTAATTTATTAATTGACCATTTATATTTCAACTCTCTTGGAACATCTTTTAATTCTTTTCCAACTCGTAAATAAGTAAGAAAATCTTCCGAATTGATAAAGTTCCACAGTGTAATGAAACCAGTAACCAAAGCCCACCACTTTATATCAAAGGCTCCTAACAATAATAATATTGGTAGAAAAACTATCATAAGAACGAAAAGTGTTCTTAGTTTTATTCCCATCATTATTGCCAATAATGAAAAAATTAAAGAATACGATAATAAGAGAAAAAATAAATCTATAAAATTTTTATTGATTTCTATTCCGACTGAAGTTAAACACTTAAAAATTACAACTGTTAATAAGCGATAAACAATACTCCTTATAATTAATGCGATCTTATTATTATCATTTTTTCTATCAAGTTTATGATGGTTCGATGATAAAAAGTACGAAATAGATATTGCAACCATGACCAAGTACAACATTTTTATGATAAAATTACTGGTATTCTGAAAACAGTGTGTAATTACAAAAAATATCCCGACTCCTAATAATATATGCCACCCAAAAATATCATTAAATAACTTTTTTAATTTCCTTTTCATTTTTCTCCTTCCACTCACTTTTCAGCAATCCGTAACGCAATAGGTCACAACGTTGTCCTTGTGCGTCTTTGCGGTCACGGATGCGAGATTCGAGGGTGAAGCCAAGTTTTTCAGCAATACGCTGGCTTGCTTTGTTGTATCCATAGCATCCAATTTCGATTTTGTGGAGATTGAGTAGGGTGAAGCCAACTTCCAACAGCGCACGCGCAGCTTCTGTCACAATACCTTGCCCCCAATAATCTGGGTGAAGCAAATAGCCCATTTCAAGAACATCATCAGCATGGCGATGATTAAAATCAATCGAGCCAATGACTTCATCTGTTCCTTTCAAGCAGATAC is a window from the Streptococcus anginosus subsp. whileyi MAS624 genome containing:
- a CDS encoding valine--tRNA ligase, yielding MKQLSPKYNPAEVEAGRYAKWLDEDVFKPSGDKKAHPYSIVIPPPNVTGKLHLGHAWDTTLQDIIIRQKRMQGFDTLWLPGMDHAGIATQAKVEARLAEDGISRYDLGREKFLDKVWEWKDEYATTIKEQWGKMGISVDYSRGRFTLDEGLSKAVRKVFVELYKKGWIYRGEFIINWDPKARTALSDIEVIHKDVEGAFYHMNYMLEDGSRALEVATTRPETMFGDTAVAVNPEDPRYKDLIGKNVILPIVNKPIPIVADEHADPEFGTGVVKITPAHDPNDFLVGQRHNLPQVNVMNDDGTMNDLAGEFAGMDRFEARKAVVKKLEEIGVLVNIEKMVHSVGHSERTGVMVEPRLSTQWFVKMDQLAKNAIANQDTNDEVKFYPPRFNDTFLQWMENVHDWVISRQLWWGHQIPAWYNAEGDMYVGEEAPEGDGWTQDEDVLDTWFSSALWPFSTMGWPDTDSEDFKRYYPTSTLVTGYDIIPFWVSRMIFQGLEFTGKSPFKNALIHGLIRDEQGRKMSKSLGNGIDPMDVIEKYGTDSLRWFLSNGSAPGQDVRFSYEKMDASWNFINKIWNISRYILMNNESLSLDQASANVEKVVAGTAGNVTDRWILHNLNETIAKVTENFDKFEFGVAGHILYNFIWDEFADWYVELTKEVLYSDNEDEKVITRSVLLYTLDKILRLLHPIMPFVTEEIFEQISEGSIVTAEYPTVNPAFENEAAHKGVESLKDLIRAVRNARSEVNVAPSKPITILVKTSDKELEDFFNSNVNCIKRFTNPEHLEIASDIEVPELAMSSIITGAEIYLPLADLLNVEEELARLNKELAKWQKELDIVAKKLSNEKFVANAKPEIVEKERQKQADYQAKYDATVERIKEMEKLG
- a CDS encoding GNAT family N-acetyltransferase, encoding MINILGQIEDNKLPDIETERLYLRQRLVSDAKEIFAYASLPEVTWPAGFPPAESVEEEENYLENIMPKRWIEQKIPSGYGICLKGTDEVIGSIDFNHRHADDVLEMGYLLHPDYWGQGIVTEAARALLEVGFTLLNLHKIEIGCYGYNKASQRIAEKLGFTLESRIRDRKDAQGQRCDLLRYGLLKSEWKEKNEKEIKKVI